In one Oscillospiraceae bacterium genomic region, the following are encoded:
- a CDS encoding glycerol-3-phosphate ABC transporter permease gives MSVKSPPRYAAPPERAPSALRPHGPSPRLKKGLKIAAFLAPILIFAILFVYYPFFKTIVNSFCAVNDKGRILRFVGWENYSYVFGRSDFKKAILNTLLITVINVPITLFITISLALIANKKRRFSPVYETLFTLPMAVSMSAACMIFKSMFSPTLGFINSFFGTNLGWFESRNTALYACIILTVWMGVGFDFLLFQSALRGIPAHIMEAAKLDGAGFFTCLFKIQLPMISPTIFYVLCTNTVLAMMTSGPMIIITQGGPSRSTTTLMYMMFASGYGSSNYSLAAVVSLVAFVLTFGFTLISFVFERKKVHYQ, from the coding sequence TTGAGCGTTAAATCGCCCCCGCGGTACGCCGCGCCGCCGGAGCGGGCACCGTCCGCGCTCCGGCCCCACGGCCCCAGCCCCAGGCTCAAAAAGGGGCTGAAAATCGCGGCGTTCCTCGCCCCCATCCTGATCTTCGCGATTTTGTTCGTCTACTACCCCTTCTTCAAGACCATCGTCAACAGCTTCTGCGCCGTAAACGACAAGGGCAGGATTTTACGGTTCGTGGGCTGGGAGAACTACTCCTACGTCTTCGGGCGCAGCGATTTCAAAAAGGCCATCCTCAACACGCTGCTGATCACCGTCATCAACGTGCCCATCACCCTGTTCATCACCATCTCGCTGGCCCTGATCGCCAACAAGAAGCGCCGCTTCAGCCCGGTCTACGAGACGCTGTTCACCCTGCCCATGGCGGTGTCCATGTCGGCGGCGTGCATGATCTTCAAGTCCATGTTCAGCCCCACCCTGGGCTTCATCAACTCCTTCTTCGGCACCAACCTGGGCTGGTTTGAAAGCCGGAACACAGCTCTCTACGCCTGCATTATCCTGACGGTCTGGATGGGCGTCGGCTTCGACTTTCTGCTGTTCCAGTCGGCCCTGCGGGGCATCCCGGCCCATATCATGGAGGCCGCGAAGCTGGACGGCGCGGGGTTCTTCACCTGCCTGTTCAAAATCCAGCTGCCCATGATCTCCCCCACCATCTTCTACGTGCTGTGCACCAACACGGTGCTGGCCATGATGACCTCGGGGCCCATGATTATCATCACCCAGGGCGGGCCGTCCCGCTCCACCACCACGCTGATGTACATGATGTTCGCCTCGGGCTACGGCAGCTCCAACTACAGCCTGGCCGCGGTGGTGAGCCTGGTGGCCTTTGTCCTCACGTTCGGCTTCACCCTGATCTCCTTTGTGTTTGAGCGGAAGAAGGTGCATTATCAGTGA
- a CDS encoding glycerol-3-phosphate ABC transporter permease, with translation MNLRTKRRVTGALVTVFAIAIGLVLAFPVFYCVLSAFKTPSEFMSPDLLPDSFANLENFKNAMQRAPLLRYMLNSCIVSLMGTVVRLVFSICAAYVFTNYNFRLKNFCFFLVLGTMMMPGDILLVTNYATVSKLGLLNSYLGMCIVSFVSASQMFMLRQRFMSVPRDLRDAAVIDGCGDLRYIVFMLIPICKPIIVTLFVQSFITLWNAYLWPLIVTASSADMRTVMVGITKLNSWEDTNYELVLAGVTISLIPSLILFIIMRRNMQKGGTDGALVG, from the coding sequence GTGAACCTGCGCACGAAACGGCGCGTGACCGGTGCGCTGGTCACGGTATTCGCCATCGCCATCGGCCTGGTGCTGGCCTTCCCCGTGTTCTACTGCGTACTCAGCGCCTTTAAGACCCCCAGCGAGTTCATGTCCCCCGACCTGCTGCCGGACAGCTTCGCCAACCTGGAGAACTTCAAAAACGCCATGCAGCGCGCCCCGCTGCTGCGCTACATGCTCAACTCCTGCATCGTCTCCCTCATGGGCACGGTGGTGCGGCTGGTGTTCTCCATCTGCGCGGCCTACGTCTTTACCAACTACAACTTCAGGCTGAAAAACTTCTGCTTCTTCCTGGTGCTGGGCACCATGATGATGCCGGGCGACATCCTGCTGGTGACCAACTACGCCACCGTCTCCAAGCTGGGCCTGCTCAACAGCTACCTGGGCATGTGCATCGTCTCCTTCGTCAGCGCCAGCCAGATGTTCATGCTGCGCCAGCGCTTCATGTCCGTGCCCCGGGACCTGCGCGACGCCGCCGTCATCGACGGCTGCGGCGATCTGCGCTACATCGTCTTTATGCTCATCCCCATCTGCAAGCCCATCATCGTCACCCTCTTCGTCCAGAGCTTCATCACCCTCTGGAACGCCTACCTGTGGCCCCTCATCGTCACCGCCAGCAGCGCCGACATGCGCACCGTCATGGTGGGCATCACCAAGCTCAACTCCTGGGAGGACACCAATTACGAGCTGGTGCTGGCGGGGGTGACCATCTCCCTGATCCCCTCCCTCATCCTGTTCATCATCATGCGCCGCAACATGCAGAAGGGCGGCACCGACGGCGCCCTCGTGGGCTGA
- a CDS encoding sugar transporter: MKKLLTLSLALAMVLSLAACGGGASQPSAAPSPAPATGAPAPEGAPEPAASLLGTQDVSINFWHCASDEAGVLMDKYVKEFNETNPYGITVNAVYQGQYADATTLLKTILSGENYGELPDLMQADATGKVTYYTSGKAYTVDDALADFPDGALLSNYLTGALGNWQFSGVQLGLPFATSTTVTYYNMDLLKQAGWTELPDTFADVAALYGDMQAAGMTQRALQSVPNTPTLANWLGQLGSYVVDQSNGADGTATELVCVDNGALATFLTEWKAMYDAGALLNEASSTDAFVAGEVAMMTSSSSNVASLLEKVGGSFEVGVGNYLRVNDAAKHGATVSGSFLAMFDSGDALKKEASWYFMQYLTSSDVQADFAAGTGYIPANLASLDNPIYTAVTEQYPQYVTAFEQLSNTPADMRSVTVGPSTDFYYAVMQGVSDMLEQNQSVDETVEIMSDELNNLLHEYARNNEG; encoded by the coding sequence ATGAAAAAGCTGCTCACCCTGTCCCTTGCCCTGGCAATGGTGCTCTCCCTCGCCGCCTGCGGCGGCGGTGCGTCCCAGCCCAGCGCCGCGCCCTCCCCCGCACCCGCCACCGGCGCGCCCGCCCCCGAGGGCGCCCCGGAGCCCGCCGCCTCCCTGCTGGGCACCCAGGACGTGTCCATCAACTTCTGGCACTGCGCCTCGGACGAGGCCGGCGTGCTGATGGACAAGTACGTCAAGGAGTTCAACGAGACCAACCCCTACGGCATCACCGTCAACGCCGTCTACCAGGGCCAGTACGCCGACGCCACCACCCTGCTCAAGACCATCCTCTCCGGCGAGAACTACGGCGAGCTGCCCGACCTCATGCAGGCCGACGCCACCGGCAAGGTGACCTACTACACCTCCGGCAAGGCCTACACGGTGGACGACGCGCTGGCCGACTTCCCCGACGGGGCGCTGCTGTCCAACTACCTCACCGGCGCGCTGGGCAACTGGCAGTTCTCCGGCGTGCAGCTGGGCCTGCCCTTCGCCACCTCCACCACGGTCACCTACTACAATATGGATCTGCTCAAGCAGGCGGGCTGGACCGAGCTGCCCGACACCTTCGCCGACGTGGCCGCCCTCTACGGCGACATGCAGGCCGCCGGCATGACCCAGCGGGCCCTGCAGAGCGTGCCCAACACCCCCACCCTGGCCAACTGGCTGGGCCAGCTGGGCAGCTACGTGGTGGACCAGAGCAACGGCGCGGACGGCACCGCCACCGAGCTGGTGTGCGTGGATAACGGCGCGCTGGCCACCTTCCTCACCGAGTGGAAGGCCATGTACGACGCGGGCGCCCTGCTCAACGAGGCCAGCTCCACCGACGCCTTCGTGGCCGGTGAGGTGGCTATGATGACCAGCTCCTCCTCCAACGTGGCCTCCCTGCTGGAGAAGGTGGGCGGCTCCTTCGAGGTGGGCGTGGGCAACTACCTGCGGGTGAACGACGCCGCCAAGCACGGCGCCACCGTCTCCGGCTCCTTCCTGGCCATGTTCGACTCGGGCGACGCGCTGAAAAAGGAGGCCTCCTGGTACTTCATGCAGTACCTGACCTCCTCCGACGTGCAGGCCGACTTCGCCGCCGGCACCGGCTACATCCCCGCCAACCTGGCCTCCCTGGACAACCCCATCTACACCGCCGTCACCGAGCAGTACCCCCAGTACGTGACCGCCTTCGAGCAGCTCTCCAACACCCCCGCCGACATGCGCAGCGTCACCGTGGGCCCGTCCACCGACTTCTACTACGCCGTCATGCAGGGCGTGTCCGACATGCTGGAGCAGAACCAGTCCGTGGACGAGACGGTGGAGATTATGTCCGACGAGCTCAACAACCTGCTCCACGAGTACGCCCGCAACAACGAGGGCTAG
- a CDS encoding GntR family transcriptional regulator: protein MSVKHIAASDEIAELLRDAIISGELKPRERLIEMDLSARYNVSRTPIREAIRNLEAAGLVTLIPYKGAIVADVDVAEIQSIYEVRATLEGMATRLATPNMTPQLLDALELLVGDMERSAEAEQATEFTRYNDEFHQTIYKHSGNKVLSGIIDDLLDRSVIFRRAASRSRQNIANSNRDHREMLEAMRRGDARRAQEVAERHVRLFLRRELAAK, encoded by the coding sequence ATGTCGGTCAAGCACATCGCCGCCAGCGACGAGATCGCGGAGCTGCTCCGCGACGCCATTATCTCCGGCGAGCTCAAGCCCCGGGAGCGGCTTATCGAGATGGATCTCTCCGCCCGCTACAACGTCAGCCGCACCCCCATCCGGGAGGCCATCCGCAACCTGGAGGCGGCGGGCCTGGTCACGCTGATCCCCTACAAGGGGGCCATCGTGGCCGACGTGGACGTGGCGGAGATCCAGTCCATCTACGAGGTGCGCGCCACGCTGGAGGGCATGGCCACCCGCCTGGCCACCCCCAACATGACCCCCCAGCTCCTGGACGCCCTGGAGCTGCTGGTGGGGGACATGGAGCGCAGCGCCGAGGCCGAGCAGGCCACCGAGTTCACCCGGTACAACGACGAGTTCCACCAGACCATCTACAAGCACAGCGGGAACAAGGTGCTCTCGGGCATCATCGACGATCTGCTGGACCGCTCGGTTATCTTCCGCCGGGCCGCCTCCCGCTCCCGCCAGAACATCGCCAACTCCAACCGAGACCACCGGGAGATGCTGGAGGCCATGCGCCGGGGGGACGCCCGGCGCGCCCAGGAGGTCGCCGAGCGCCACGTGCGCCTCTTCCTCCGCCGGGAGCTGGCGGCGAAGTAG
- a CDS encoding ABC transporter permease: MKFAKYVVRRLLQMIPVILAVTILNFLIINCAPGDPVTVLAGENASQAYMDELREAYGLNESMPKRLVIYLGKLVQGDLGESYTYKKPVSEIIGEKMKVTLLLVLLSEVATIVVGTLLGAFAARREGKWQDTLISNGSMMLYCMPVYWLGMLLILLFAVKLRWLPSSGMYSFGVQQFSKTVDLIRHLILPATALFLVHLPTYIKLTRSSVVEVAQEDYINTARAIGYSEKVVYRKHALRNALLPTVTMAGMSLSTVFSGALLTETVFSWPGMGRMIYDGVAARDYPIIMGGFLVTAILVVVGSFITDLVYMYLDPRVVHS, from the coding sequence ATGAAATTTGCCAAATACGTCGTCCGGAGGCTGCTGCAGATGATCCCGGTCATCCTGGCCGTCACCATCCTCAACTTTTTGATCATCAACTGCGCCCCCGGCGACCCCGTCACCGTGCTGGCGGGGGAAAACGCCAGCCAGGCCTACATGGACGAGCTGCGGGAGGCTTACGGGCTCAACGAGTCCATGCCCAAGCGGCTGGTCATCTACCTGGGCAAGCTCGTCCAGGGCGATCTGGGCGAATCCTACACCTACAAGAAGCCGGTCAGCGAGATCATCGGGGAGAAGATGAAGGTGACCCTGCTGCTGGTGCTGCTGAGCGAGGTGGCCACCATCGTGGTGGGCACGCTGCTGGGGGCTTTCGCCGCCCGGCGGGAGGGGAAGTGGCAGGACACCCTTATCTCCAACGGCTCCATGATGCTCTACTGTATGCCGGTGTACTGGCTGGGCATGCTGCTGATCCTGCTCTTCGCCGTCAAGCTGCGCTGGCTGCCCAGCTCGGGCATGTACAGCTTCGGCGTCCAGCAGTTCTCCAAGACCGTGGACCTGATCCGCCACCTGATCCTGCCCGCCACCGCCCTGTTCCTGGTGCACCTGCCCACCTACATCAAGCTCACCCGCTCGTCGGTGGTGGAGGTGGCCCAGGAGGACTACATCAACACCGCCCGGGCCATCGGCTACAGCGAAAAGGTGGTCTACCGCAAGCACGCGCTGCGCAACGCCCTGCTGCCCACCGTGACCATGGCGGGCATGTCCCTGTCCACCGTGTTCTCCGGCGCGCTGCTCACCGAGACCGTCTTTTCCTGGCCGGGCATGGGGCGCATGATCTACGACGGCGTGGCCGCCCGGGACTACCCCATCATCATGGGCGGCTTTCTGGTGACCGCGATCCTGGTGGTGGTGGGCAGCTTCATCACCGATCTGGTCTACATGTATCTCGATCCGAGGGTGGTGCACTCATGA
- a CDS encoding peptide transporter, producing the protein MKKLKQFLCNKQTVVGLAILIILMIMALFAPLICPGNPLFSVGQPIVPPGGGFLMGTDNMGRDVWAMVVWGSRVSMIFAFGAAGLSLVIGVVLGALSGYIGGVVDDAFSRFFEIFYIIPRTFLIILMVAVFGSSITLMVIIVGVTSWPSNAKIMRAQVLTLKNRGYVQAAEVAGGGRLKILFKHIVPNGIGPVLSNSTLQMAQAVLTEASLSFLGLGDPNVASWGQILQAGQRHISSAPWLVIVPGLVIAVMLLAFNLLGTALQTTLNIKQQNFE; encoded by the coding sequence ATGAAAAAGCTGAAGCAGTTTTTGTGCAACAAGCAGACCGTCGTGGGCCTGGCGATCCTGATCATCCTCATGATTATGGCCCTCTTCGCCCCCCTGATCTGCCCGGGCAATCCCCTGTTCTCGGTGGGCCAGCCCATCGTGCCCCCCGGCGGCGGCTTCCTGATGGGTACAGACAACATGGGCCGGGACGTGTGGGCCATGGTGGTGTGGGGCAGCCGGGTGTCCATGATCTTCGCCTTCGGCGCGGCGGGCCTCTCCCTGGTCATCGGCGTGGTGCTGGGGGCCCTGTCCGGCTACATCGGCGGCGTGGTGGACGACGCCTTCTCCCGCTTCTTTGAGATCTTCTACATCATCCCCCGCACCTTCCTGATCATCCTCATGGTGGCGGTCTTCGGCTCCAGCATCACGCTGATGGTCATCATCGTGGGCGTGACGAGCTGGCCCTCCAACGCCAAGATCATGCGCGCCCAGGTGCTCACCCTGAAAAACCGGGGCTACGTGCAGGCCGCCGAGGTGGCGGGGGGCGGGCGGCTGAAGATCCTCTTCAAGCACATCGTGCCCAACGGCATCGGGCCGGTGCTGTCCAACTCCACCCTCCAGATGGCCCAGGCCGTGCTGACCGAGGCCAGCCTCTCCTTCCTGGGCCTGGGCGACCCCAACGTGGCCTCCTGGGGGCAGATCCTCCAGGCCGGACAGCGGCACATCTCCTCTGCCCCCTGGCTGGTCATCGTGCCGGGCCTGGTCATCGCGGTGATGCTGCTGGCCTTCAACCTGCTGGGCACCGCGCTCCAGACCACCCTGAACATCAAACAGCAGAATTTTGAGTAG
- a CDS encoding ABC transporter ATP-binding protein, with protein sequence MLLEVKDLSVQFQAGKRVLTAVNRVSFSLGEQESLGLVGESGCGKSTTAYALMNLLPRNGRISGGQVLINGVDLASADDKTVRATRWRDIAMVFQNAMTAMNPVQKIGNQIVNALLEHENLPRAQAIERAEYIFEKVGLAPSRLMQYPHEFSGGMKQRAVLALALICHPKILLADEPTTALDVVAQRQVLELLVSLQEEFHLSLVLISHDISAVAEACKQIAVMYGGQIMEMGPTKAVFLENNHPYTHALVGAFPSLHKPLSKLTQISGSPPNLAEMPAGCPFAPRCPYAQEICRRENPPLRTVRLGKLCRCHFAEELDFNRREEGQ encoded by the coding sequence ATGCTTTTGGAAGTGAAGGACCTCTCGGTGCAGTTCCAGGCGGGCAAGAGGGTGCTCACCGCGGTCAACCGCGTCAGCTTCTCCCTGGGCGAGCAGGAGAGCCTGGGGCTGGTGGGCGAGTCGGGCTGCGGCAAGAGCACCACCGCCTACGCCCTGATGAACCTGCTGCCCAGAAACGGCCGCATCTCAGGCGGGCAGGTGCTCATCAACGGCGTGGACCTGGCCTCGGCGGACGACAAGACCGTGCGCGCCACCCGCTGGCGGGACATCGCCATGGTGTTCCAGAACGCCATGACCGCCATGAACCCGGTGCAGAAGATCGGCAACCAGATCGTCAACGCCCTGCTGGAGCACGAGAACCTGCCCCGCGCCCAGGCCATTGAGCGGGCGGAGTACATCTTCGAGAAGGTGGGCCTGGCCCCCTCCCGCCTGATGCAGTACCCCCACGAGTTCTCCGGCGGCATGAAGCAGCGGGCCGTGCTGGCCCTGGCACTCATCTGCCACCCCAAAATCCTCCTGGCCGACGAGCCCACCACCGCCCTGGACGTGGTGGCCCAGCGGCAGGTGCTGGAGCTGCTGGTCTCCCTCCAGGAGGAGTTCCACCTCAGCCTGGTGCTGATCTCCCACGACATCTCCGCCGTGGCCGAGGCCTGCAAGCAGATCGCGGTGATGTACGGCGGGCAGATCATGGAGATGGGCCCCACCAAGGCCGTCTTTTTAGAGAACAACCACCCCTACACCCACGCGCTGGTGGGGGCCTTCCCCTCCCTGCACAAGCCCCTGTCCAAGCTGACCCAGATCTCCGGCAGCCCCCCCAACCTGGCCGAAATGCCCGCGGGCTGCCCCTTCGCCCCCCGCTGCCCCTACGCCCAGGAGATCTGCCGCAGGGAAAACCCGCCCCTGCGCACCGTGCGCCTGGGTAAGCTGTGCCGCTGCCACTTTGCCGAGGAGCTGGACTTCAACCGAAGGGAGGAAGGGCAATGA
- a CDS encoding ABC transporter ATP-binding protein, with the protein MSTVTVKNMTKEYVLKAGFLKQLSGRSGVVSAVSNLSLSIEEGEIVGLVGESGCGKTTLGKMLVKIEKPTAGEILIDGVDITRVKGRDQARFRRDVQMIFQDPYDSLDPKLTIRDIVAEPLGYLKLAGDAADEERQVREILELVGMAPAEEYLHRYPHQLSGGQRQRVAIARALVVNPKFIVADEPVSMLDVSIRAGILNLLQKLNERRGIGVLLITHDLATARFLCHRIVVMYLGKIMEITDPQTLVDRPGHPYSQLLLSSAPDLFADASSRIQVTGEAASAVAPPKGCRFWPRCRCATERCGQEEPPLLEREPGHWVACHLEGNISRT; encoded by the coding sequence ATGAGTACCGTCACCGTTAAAAACATGACCAAGGAATACGTGCTCAAGGCCGGCTTCCTCAAGCAGCTCAGCGGCCGCAGCGGCGTGGTCAGCGCCGTGAGCAACCTGTCCCTGTCCATCGAGGAGGGGGAGATCGTGGGCCTGGTGGGCGAGTCTGGCTGCGGCAAGACCACCCTGGGCAAGATGCTGGTCAAAATTGAGAAGCCCACCGCGGGCGAGATCCTGATCGACGGCGTGGACATCACCCGGGTCAAGGGCCGGGATCAGGCCCGGTTCCGCAGGGACGTGCAGATGATCTTCCAGGACCCCTACGACTCCCTGGACCCCAAGCTCACCATCCGGGACATTGTGGCCGAGCCCCTGGGCTACCTCAAGCTGGCCGGGGACGCGGCGGACGAGGAGCGCCAGGTGCGGGAGATTCTGGAGCTGGTGGGTATGGCCCCGGCGGAGGAGTACCTACACCGCTACCCCCACCAGCTCTCCGGCGGCCAGCGCCAGCGGGTGGCCATCGCCCGGGCCCTGGTGGTGAACCCCAAGTTCATCGTGGCCGACGAGCCGGTGTCCATGCTGGACGTGTCCATCCGGGCGGGCATCCTCAACCTGCTGCAAAAGCTCAACGAGCGGCGGGGCATCGGGGTGCTGCTCATCACCCACGACCTGGCCACCGCCCGCTTCCTCTGCCACCGCATCGTGGTCATGTACCTGGGGAAGATCATGGAGATCACCGACCCCCAGACCCTGGTGGACCGGCCGGGCCACCCCTACTCCCAGCTGCTGCTCTCCTCCGCCCCCGACCTCTTCGCCGACGCTTCCTCCCGCATCCAGGTCACCGGCGAGGCGGCCAGCGCCGTGGCGCCCCCCAAGGGCTGCCGCTTCTGGCCCCGCTGCCGCTGCGCCACGGAGCGCTGCGGCCAGGAGGAGCCGCCGCTTCTGGAGCGGGAGCCGGGCCACTGGGTGGCCTGCCACCTGGAG